From the genome of Gracilimonas sp., one region includes:
- a CDS encoding DUF6265 family protein — MKNLLLLSILILSTSNSLMSQNLQDLNWISGYWTGNTQGVDMEELWTPVSGNMILGVHRDVFGEKSAFEFLRITTKDDGTVVYLASPSGKTPTEFTLSELTSEKVVFENLSHDFPQRIIYIRSGDKLTARIEDESGEKGMQWTWTKTIFK, encoded by the coding sequence ATGAAAAATCTACTACTTCTTTCAATCCTGATTCTAAGTACATCAAATTCATTAATGAGCCAGAATTTACAAGACCTTAACTGGATCAGTGGTTACTGGACTGGTAATACGCAGGGTGTTGATATGGAAGAACTCTGGACTCCCGTTTCCGGAAATATGATCCTTGGCGTACATCGAGATGTATTTGGAGAAAAATCCGCTTTTGAATTTCTGCGCATCACCACCAAAGATGACGGCACGGTAGTGTATCTCGCTTCCCCCTCCGGTAAAACACCTACTGAGTTTACCTTATCAGAGCTGACTTCAGAAAAAGTCGTTTTTGAAAACCTCAGCCATGACTTCCCCCAGCGTATCATCTACATACGTTCCGGTGATAAACTTACAGCCAGAATTGAAGATGAAAGTGGTGAGAAAGGAATGCAATGGACCTGGACTAAAACTATATTCAAGTAG